One Elaeis guineensis isolate ETL-2024a chromosome 10, EG11, whole genome shotgun sequence genomic window carries:
- the LOC140851898 gene encoding putative germin-like protein 2-1, producing MASRILLLAFLALVCSHAIASDPSPLQDFCVADKTSHVFVNGLVCKNPKDVKADDFFFSGLNKPGDTANKLGSNVTLVNVEKIAGLNTLGISLARIDFAPYGLNPPHIHPRATEILTVLEGSLYVGFVTSNPDNRLFTKVINEGDVFVFPQGLIHFQFNYGMKNAVAIAALSSQNPGVITVANAVFGSKPPISRDVLAKAFQTDKKTIDWLQAQFWMDNNN from the exons ATGGCTTCACGCATCCTCCTGCTTGCTTTCCTTGCACTGGTTTGTTCTCATGCAATTGCTTCTGATCCTAGTCCCCTCCAGGACTTCTGTGTCGCTGACAAGACGTCCCATG TCTTTGTCAACGGTCTTGTGTGCAAGAACCCAAAGGATGTCAAAGCTGATGATTTCTTCTTCTCCGGCCTCAACAAGCCTGGCGATACAGCAAACAAACTTGGGTCAAATGTGACTTTGGTTAATGTGGAGAAAATTGCAGGGCTCAACACCCTCGGCATCTCGTTGGCTCGCATAGACTTCGCTCCTTATGGCCTGAACCCACCTCACATCCACCCTCGGGCGACAGAGATTTTGACCGTGTTAGAAGGCTCGCTCTACGTGGGTTTTGTGACTTCCAACCCAGACAACCGGCTCTTTACCAAAGTAATCAACGAGGGTGATGTGTTTGTGTTCCCCCAAGGTCTAATCCACTTCCAGTTCAACTACGGCATGAAGAATGCGGTTGCTATTGCCGCATTGAGCAGCCAAAACCCGGGTGTGATCACTGTAGCCAATGCCGTATTTGGGTCGAAGCCACCCATCTCTCGTGATGTACTTGCGAAGGCCTTTCAGACGGACAAGAAGACTATTGACTGGCTGCAGGCTCAGTTCTGGATGGACAACAACAATTGA